The following are encoded in a window of Camelus ferus isolate YT-003-E chromosome 20, BCGSAC_Cfer_1.0, whole genome shotgun sequence genomic DNA:
- the PSORS1C2 gene encoding psoriasis susceptibility 1 candidate gene 2 protein yields MFNWKLLGILVLCLFAGGISGSGDHPSAPSTEASEEEGSPPLPQGPPIPGDPWPGVPPFFEDPPPPVPSRPWRDLPDSGVWPPEPPRTDPPQPPRPDDPWPAGPQPPENPWPPAPEVDHGSQGEPDLDPPREEYR; encoded by the exons ATGTTCAACTGGAAGCTACTGGGGATCCTGGTCCTTTGCCTGTTTGCCGGAG GCATCTCAGGCAGTGGAGACCACCCATCTGCCCCATCCACAGAGGCCTCAGAGGAGGAGGGCTCCCCACCACTGCCTCAGGGCCCCCCAATCCCTGGTGACCCCTGGCCAGGGGTACCCCCTTTCTTTGAGGACCCTCCACCTCCAGTTCCCAGTCGTCCCTGGAGAGACCTGCCTGATTCTGGAGTCTGGCCTCCTGAACCCCCTAGAACTGATCCCCCTCAACCTCCCCGGCCTGATGACCCCTGGCCAGCAGGACCCCAGCCTCCAGAAAACCCCTGGCCACCTGCCCCTGAGGTGGACCACGGATCTCAGGGGGAGCCAGACCTTGACCCACCCCGGGAGGAGTACAGATGA